Proteins encoded together in one Janthinobacterium tructae window:
- a CDS encoding peptidylprolyl isomerase, whose translation MHQLKIATVLLCAISGATTSSVWAQQAAPAPASKPAAAAPAPVKGFTPPASSSGQSIDSIAVVVNDDVITRNEVAARIKSVEQRMKAQNIPVPDPADLRRQLLERMIVERAQMQLAKEMGVRVDDLTLDRAIGRIAEQQKMTVQELRNQMEKEGTPFATFREEIRDEIIMQRLREHEVDAKIQISDSEVDNFLEAEKAAASEQVELNLAQILVRIPENSSPEQIAARRARAEEVSRQLRTGGDFAKMAATYSDASDALSGGDIGWRNSDRLPPLFTEQLLKLKPGQITPIIKSNTGFHILKLVDRRSAAEAQAVAAVQQTHARHILLKITPTLSAAEAKRKLSELKERLDNKAAKFEDLARLFSNDGSAAKGGDLGWLYPGDTVPEFETAMNALKPGQVSEPIESSFGFHLIEVLERKSDDVSKEKQRSAARNALRERKLEEATENWAREVRDRAYVEFRADDQ comes from the coding sequence ATGCACCAACTCAAAATTGCAACGGTTTTGTTGTGCGCCATTTCCGGCGCCACGACCAGTAGTGTCTGGGCGCAACAGGCTGCGCCTGCGCCTGCGAGCAAGCCCGCTGCCGCTGCCCCAGCACCGGTCAAGGGCTTTACCCCACCGGCCTCGAGCAGTGGCCAGAGCATCGACTCCATCGCCGTCGTCGTCAATGACGATGTGATTACGCGCAATGAAGTGGCGGCCCGCATCAAGAGCGTCGAGCAACGCATGAAGGCACAGAATATTCCCGTGCCCGATCCGGCCGACCTGCGTCGCCAATTGCTGGAACGTATGATCGTTGAGCGCGCACAAATGCAGCTGGCCAAGGAAATGGGCGTGCGCGTGGATGACCTGACCCTGGACCGCGCGATTGGCCGTATTGCTGAACAGCAAAAGATGACGGTGCAAGAACTGCGCAACCAGATGGAAAAAGAAGGCACGCCGTTTGCGACTTTCCGCGAAGAAATCCGCGATGAAATCATCATGCAGCGCTTGCGCGAGCATGAAGTCGACGCCAAGATCCAGATTTCCGATTCCGAAGTGGATAACTTCCTGGAAGCGGAAAAAGCGGCGGCCAGCGAACAGGTGGAGCTGAACCTGGCGCAGATTCTCGTGCGCATTCCGGAAAACTCCAGCCCTGAACAGATCGCCGCGCGCCGCGCGCGCGCCGAAGAAGTCAGCCGCCAGTTGCGTACGGGCGGCGATTTTGCCAAGATGGCCGCCACCTATTCCGACGCCAGCGATGCGCTGAGCGGCGGCGATATCGGCTGGCGCAATAGCGACCGTTTGCCGCCTTTGTTCACGGAACAGTTGCTGAAGTTGAAGCCGGGCCAGATCACGCCCATCATCAAGAGCAATACCGGTTTCCACATCCTGAAGCTGGTGGACCGCCGCAGCGCGGCCGAAGCACAAGCTGTCGCTGCCGTGCAGCAGACGCATGCGCGCCATATCTTGCTGAAAATTACACCGACCCTGTCGGCTGCCGAAGCCAAGCGCAAATTGTCGGAATTGAAAGAGCGTCTCGATAACAAGGCGGCCAAGTTCGAAGACCTGGCCCGCTTGTTCTCGAACGACGGTTCGGCCGCCAAGGGAGGCGACCTGGGCTGGCTGTATCCAGGCGACACCGTGCCGGAATTTGAAACGGCGATGAATGCACTGAAACCGGGCCAAGTGAGCGAGCCGATCGAATCGAGCTTTGGCTTCCACCTGATCGAAGTGCTGGAACGCAAGAGCGACGACGTCTCGAAAGAGAAGCAGCGCAGCGCCGCACGTAACGCCTTGCGCGAACGCAAACTGGAAGAAGCGACGGAAAACTGGGCGCGCGAAGTACGCGACCGTGCCTACGTCGAATTCCGCGCGGACGACCAGTAA